Proteins from a genomic interval of Arthrobacter sp. CAN_C5:
- the tuf gene encoding elongation factor Tu — MAKAKFERTKPHVNIGTIGHVDHGKTTLTAAISKVLYDKYPNLNEARDFASIDSAPEEKQRGITINISHVEYQTEKRHYAHVDAPGHADYIKNMITGAAQMDGAILVVAATDGPMAQTREHVLLARQVGVPYLLVALNKSDMVDDEELLDLVEMEVRELLSAQGFDGDEAPVVRVSGLKALEGDAEWVKSVEDLMDAVDNSVPDPVRDKDKPFLMPVEDVFTITGRGTVVTGRAERGTLKINSEIEIVGIRPVQKTTVTGIEMFHKQLDEAWAGENCGLLLRGIKREDVERGQVIVKPGSITPHTDFDANVYILAKDEGGRHNPFYSNYRPQFYFRTTDVTGVITLPEGTEMVMPGDNTEMTVALIQPIAMEEGLGFAIREGGRTVGSGRVTKIIK; from the coding sequence GTGGCGAAGGCAAAGTTCGAGCGGACTAAGCCGCACGTTAACATCGGAACCATCGGTCACGTTGACCATGGAAAGACGACGTTGACGGCTGCCATTTCGAAGGTGCTGTACGACAAGTACCCCAATCTCAACGAGGCACGCGACTTCGCGTCCATCGACTCGGCCCCCGAGGAGAAGCAGCGCGGCATCACCATCAACATCTCGCATGTTGAGTACCAGACCGAGAAGCGCCACTACGCACACGTAGACGCCCCCGGTCACGCTGACTACATCAAGAACATGATCACCGGTGCTGCTCAGATGGACGGAGCAATCCTCGTGGTTGCTGCAACCGACGGCCCGATGGCTCAGACCCGCGAGCACGTTCTGCTTGCCCGCCAGGTTGGTGTTCCCTACCTGTTGGTCGCGCTGAACAAGTCCGACATGGTCGACGATGAGGAACTGCTTGACCTGGTCGAGATGGAGGTCCGCGAGCTCCTCAGCGCGCAGGGCTTCGACGGCGACGAGGCACCAGTGGTGCGCGTCTCCGGCCTGAAGGCACTTGAGGGCGACGCCGAGTGGGTCAAGTCCGTCGAGGACCTGATGGACGCAGTCGACAACAGCGTTCCGGACCCCGTGCGCGACAAGGACAAGCCGTTCCTGATGCCTGTTGAAGACGTCTTCACCATCACCGGCCGTGGCACCGTTGTAACGGGCCGCGCCGAGCGTGGAACCCTGAAGATCAACTCGGAAATCGAGATCGTCGGCATCCGTCCGGTCCAGAAGACCACGGTCACTGGTATCGAGATGTTCCACAAGCAGCTCGACGAAGCATGGGCAGGCGAGAACTGTGGTCTCCTGCTCCGCGGAATCAAGCGCGAAGATGTTGAGCGTGGACAGGTTATCGTCAAGCCGGGTTCAATCACCCCGCACACTGATTTCGATGCCAACGTCTACATCCTGGCAAAGGACGAAGGCGGGCGTCACAACCCGTTCTACTCCAACTACCGCCCGCAGTTCTACTTCCGCACCACTGACGTAACCGGTGTCATTACCCTCCCCGAGGGCACTGAAATGGTTATGCCTGGCGACAACACTGAGATGACCGTTGCGCTCATCCAGCCAATCGCTATGGAAGAGGGCCTCGGCTTCGCTATCCGCGAAGGCGGCCGGACCGTAGGTTCAGGACGCGTTACCAAGATCATCAAGTAA
- the rpsJ gene encoding 30S ribosomal protein S10, giving the protein MAGQKIRIRLKSYDHEVIDVSARKIVETVTRAGATVVGPVPLPTEKNVYCVIRSPHKYKDSREHFEMRTHKRLIDIIDPTPKAVDSLMRLDLPADVNIEIKL; this is encoded by the coding sequence ATGGCGGGACAAAAAATCCGCATCCGGCTGAAGTCGTATGACCACGAGGTCATCGACGTATCAGCACGGAAGATCGTTGAGACGGTGACGCGCGCAGGCGCTACGGTAGTTGGCCCAGTGCCCCTGCCGACGGAGAAGAACGTTTACTGCGTTATCCGCTCACCGCACAAGTACAAGGACAGCCGCGAGCACTTCGAAATGCGCACGCACAAGCGTCTGATCGACATCATTGACCCCACGCCCAAGGCCGTTGATTCGCTGATGCGTCTCGACCTGCCTGCGGACGTGAACATCGAAATCAAGCTGTAA
- the rplC gene encoding 50S ribosomal protein L3, producing the protein MSTSLTRQVKGLLGTKLGMTQVWDENNLLVPVTVVQADSNVITQLRSADQDGYSAVQIGFGQIDPRKVTKPLAGHFEKAGVTPRRHVVELRTSDADTYSLGQELSVEIFEAGQKVDVIGTTKGKGFAGVMKRHGFHGVGASHGAHKNHRKPGSIGGASTPSRVFKGMKMAGRMGAVRQTTLNLTVHGVDAEKSLLLIKGAVPGARGQVVLVRTAVKGA; encoded by the coding sequence ATGTCTACTTCACTTACGCGTCAGGTAAAGGGTCTTCTGGGCACCAAGCTCGGCATGACCCAGGTCTGGGACGAGAACAACCTGCTGGTGCCGGTTACTGTCGTCCAGGCTGACTCCAACGTCATTACCCAGCTCCGCTCAGCGGACCAGGATGGCTACAGTGCCGTCCAGATCGGCTTCGGCCAGATCGATCCCCGCAAGGTGACCAAGCCTCTGGCCGGTCACTTCGAAAAGGCAGGCGTCACGCCTCGCCGCCACGTGGTTGAGCTGCGTACCTCCGATGCTGACACCTACTCGCTGGGCCAGGAGCTCTCTGTTGAGATCTTCGAAGCCGGCCAGAAGGTCGACGTCATCGGCACCACCAAGGGTAAGGGCTTCGCAGGTGTCATGAAGCGTCACGGCTTCCACGGCGTCGGCGCATCCCACGGTGCCCACAAGAACCACCGCAAGCCCGGCTCGATCGGTGGCGCGTCCACCCCTAGCCGCGTCTTCAAGGGTATGAAAATGGCAGGCCGTATGGGTGCCGTTCGTCAGACCACCCTGAACCTCACGGTTCACGGCGTGGATGCCGAGAAGTCGCTGCTGCTGATCAAGGGTGCCGTCCCCGGCGCCCGCGGCCAGGTCGTACTTGTACGCACTGCCGTGAAGGGAGCATGA
- the rplD gene encoding 50S ribosomal protein L4: MTRMVTNSAVNTVKVDLPAEIFDTQTNVPLLHQVVVAQLAAARQGTHKTKTRAEVSGAGRKPFKQKGTGRARQGSIRAPHMTGGGVVHGPTPRDYSQRTPKKMKAAALRGALSDRARNGRIHVLESLVSGDKPSTKGAIEALRSISERPNLLIVIERANDLTALSVRNVPEVHVLYVDQLNTYDVLVSDDVIFTKAAYDTFIGSADTTVDADESTTATEDAK; the protein is encoded by the coding sequence ATGACCAGAATGGTCACCAACTCAGCTGTCAACACCGTAAAGGTCGATCTCCCCGCAGAGATCTTCGACACGCAGACCAACGTGCCCCTGCTGCACCAGGTCGTCGTGGCACAGCTTGCTGCTGCCCGCCAGGGTACGCACAAGACGAAGACCCGTGCCGAGGTATCCGGCGCAGGCCGCAAGCCGTTCAAGCAGAAGGGAACTGGTCGCGCCCGTCAGGGTTCGATCCGTGCTCCTCACATGACCGGTGGCGGCGTCGTCCACGGACCTACCCCCCGCGACTACAGCCAGCGCACCCCCAAGAAGATGAAGGCTGCCGCCCTGCGCGGTGCCCTCTCTGACCGGGCGCGCAACGGCCGTATCCACGTCCTCGAGTCCTTGGTATCCGGCGACAAGCCGTCCACCAAGGGTGCAATCGAAGCGCTTCGCAGCATCTCGGAGCGTCCCAACTTGCTCATCGTTATCGAGCGCGCCAACGATCTCACGGCACTGTCCGTGCGGAACGTCCCGGAAGTACACGTCCTCTATGTTGACCAGCTCAACACCTATGACGTGCTGGTTTCGGACGACGTGATCTTCACGAAGGCCGCTTACGACACGTTTATCGGCTCAGCCGACACGACCGTAGATGCTGACGAGAGCACAACAGCTACGGAGGACGCCAAGTGA
- the rplW gene encoding 50S ribosomal protein L23 — MSATISKDPRDVVLAPVVSEKSYGLIDEGKYTFLVDPRSNKTEIKLAVEKIFSVKVDSINTLNRSGKRKRTRFGWGQRKGTKRAIVTLKEGTIDIFGGPLG; from the coding sequence GTGAGCGCGACCATCTCCAAAGATCCCCGCGACGTCGTCCTTGCGCCGGTCGTCTCGGAAAAGAGCTATGGCCTGATCGACGAAGGTAAGTACACCTTCCTGGTCGACCCTCGCTCGAACAAGACAGAGATCAAGTTGGCGGTGGAGAAGATTTTCTCCGTCAAGGTCGACTCGATCAACACACTCAATCGTTCGGGTAAGCGCAAGCGCACCCGCTTCGGATGGGGTCAGCGGAAGGGCACCAAGCGTGCCATCGTGACCCTCAAAGAAGGAACGATCGACATCTTCGGCGGTCCGCTCGGTTAG
- the rplB gene encoding 50S ribosomal protein L2 codes for MAIRKYKPTTPGRRGSSVADFAEITRSTPEKSLVRPLPKKGGRNNTGKITTRHKGGGHKRQYRLIDFRRHDKDGVDARVAEIEYDPNRTARIALLHYVDGTKRYIVAPNRLKQGDMVEAGAGADIKPGNNLPLRNIPVGTVIHAVELRPGGGAKMARSAGASVQLVAKEGRFAQLRLPSGEIRNVDVRCRATIGEVGNAEQSNINWGKAGRMRWKGVRPTVRGVAMNPVDHPHGGGEGKTSGGRHPVNPNGKAEGRTRRPNKESDSLIVRRRRSGKNKR; via the coding sequence ATGGCTATTCGTAAATACAAGCCAACAACGCCTGGCCGCCGCGGCTCCAGCGTTGCTGACTTCGCAGAAATCACTCGGTCGACACCGGAGAAGTCCCTGGTACGTCCCCTCCCTAAAAAGGGTGGTCGTAACAACACCGGTAAGATCACGACCCGTCACAAGGGTGGTGGCCACAAGCGCCAGTACCGCCTGATTGACTTCCGTCGCCACGACAAGGACGGCGTTGACGCTCGTGTAGCTGAGATCGAATACGATCCCAACCGCACGGCCCGCATCGCGCTGCTCCACTACGTTGACGGCACCAAGCGCTACATCGTTGCACCTAACCGCCTGAAGCAGGGCGACATGGTGGAAGCCGGAGCCGGCGCTGACATCAAGCCAGGCAACAACCTGCCACTGCGGAACATCCCGGTTGGTACCGTGATCCACGCTGTGGAACTTCGTCCAGGCGGCGGGGCCAAGATGGCCCGTTCAGCCGGTGCGTCGGTCCAGCTGGTTGCGAAAGAGGGCCGCTTCGCGCAGCTCCGCCTCCCCTCCGGTGAAATCCGCAACGTCGACGTACGCTGCCGGGCCACCATTGGTGAAGTTGGAAACGCAGAACAGTCCAACATCAACTGGGGCAAGGCCGGCCGTATGCGCTGGAAGGGCGTCCGCCCAACCGTTCGTGGCGTTGCCATGAACCCGGTTGACCACCCACACGGTGGTGGTGAAGGTAAGACCTCTGGTGGCCGTCACCCGGTGAACCCGAACGGTAAGGCCGAAGGCCGTACCCGCCGTCCAAACAAAGAGAGCGATTCACTGATTGTGCGTCGCCGTCGTTCCGGCAAGAACAAGCGATAG
- the rpsS gene encoding 30S ribosomal protein S19 codes for MPRSLKKGPFVDQHLFVKVARENDKGTKNVIKTWSRRSMIIPDMLGHTIAVHDGRKHIPVFVTESMVGHKLGEFAATRTFRGHVKDDRKGKRR; via the coding sequence ATGCCACGCAGCCTGAAGAAAGGCCCCTTCGTCGATCAGCACCTTTTTGTAAAGGTAGCTCGTGAAAACGACAAGGGCACCAAGAACGTCATCAAGACGTGGTCCCGCCGCTCAATGATCATCCCCGACATGCTGGGGCACACGATCGCCGTGCACGACGGGCGCAAGCACATCCCGGTGTTTGTCACAGAGTCAATGGTCGGGCACAAGCTCGGCGAATTCGCTGCGACGCGGACCTTCCGCGGCCATGTAAAGGACGACCGCAAGGGCAAGCGCCGCTAG
- the rplV gene encoding 50S ribosomal protein L22: MEAKAVARFSRVTPMKARRVVNLVRGKQTNEALAILKFAPQAASEPVFKVVQSAVANARVLADRDGIAFDEDNLIISEAFVDEGPTMKRFRPRAQGRAFRILKRTSHITVVVATPEKAQVR; the protein is encoded by the coding sequence ATGGAAGCCAAGGCAGTTGCGCGTTTTTCGCGTGTCACGCCTATGAAGGCCCGGCGCGTCGTCAACCTGGTTCGTGGCAAGCAGACGAATGAGGCTCTGGCAATACTGAAGTTCGCCCCACAGGCAGCTTCAGAGCCGGTATTCAAGGTAGTACAGTCGGCGGTCGCCAACGCCCGGGTCCTCGCGGACCGGGACGGCATCGCATTCGACGAAGATAACCTGATCATCAGCGAGGCATTTGTTGATGAAGGCCCCACGATGAAGCGGTTCCGGCCGCGCGCTCAGGGCCGTGCGTTCCGCATCTTGAAGCGGACCAGTCACATCACAGTTGTAGTAGCAACCCCTGAGAAAGCGCAGGTCCGCTAG
- the rpsC gene encoding 30S ribosomal protein S3, whose amino-acid sequence MGQKVNPHGFRLGITTDHRSHWFADSNKPGQRYKDYVREDIKIRQLMATGMDRAGIAKVEIERTRDRVRVDIHTARPGIVIGRRGAEADRIRGELEKLTGKQVQLNILEVKNPEMEAQLVAQGVAEQLSSRVAFRRAMKKAMQSAQRAGAKGIRVQCSGRLGGAEMSRSEFYREGRVPLHTLRANIDYGFFEAKTTFGRIGVKVWIYKGDITAKELAAQAAAAPSRGRGGGSDRPSRGPAGADRGGDRGADRRRRNPAGSAPAESQATAAPAEAAAPAAAEGGQA is encoded by the coding sequence GTGGGACAGAAAGTAAACCCGCATGGGTTCAGGCTCGGTATCACCACGGACCACCGTTCGCACTGGTTTGCCGACAGCAACAAGCCCGGACAGCGGTACAAGGACTATGTCCGCGAGGACATCAAGATCCGTCAGCTCATGGCTACGGGCATGGACCGCGCCGGTATCGCCAAGGTAGAGATCGAGCGCACCCGTGACCGTGTTCGTGTGGATATCCACACCGCACGTCCCGGCATTGTGATCGGCCGCCGCGGCGCCGAAGCAGACCGCATCCGCGGCGAGCTGGAAAAACTGACGGGCAAGCAGGTTCAGCTGAACATCCTCGAGGTCAAGAACCCCGAGATGGAAGCTCAGCTTGTCGCTCAGGGCGTTGCTGAGCAGCTCTCCTCACGTGTGGCTTTCCGCCGCGCAATGAAGAAGGCAATGCAGTCGGCACAGCGGGCCGGTGCCAAGGGCATCCGTGTCCAGTGCTCCGGTCGTCTGGGTGGCGCTGAAATGAGCCGTTCCGAGTTCTACCGTGAAGGCCGTGTGCCCCTGCACACCCTCCGAGCGAACATCGATTACGGTTTCTTTGAAGCGAAGACCACCTTCGGCCGCATCGGCGTCAAGGTCTGGATCTACAAGGGCGACATCACCGCGAAGGAGCTCGCGGCGCAGGCTGCAGCAGCACCGTCGCGTGGACGTGGCGGCGGAAGCGACCGCCCGAGCCGTGGACCAGCAGGAGCTGACCGTGGCGGTGACCGCGGTGCAGACCGTCGTCGTCGTAACCCGGCCGGTTCCGCTCCCGCCGAGTCGCAGGCAACTGCCGCTCCGGCTGAAGCTGCAGCTCCGGCAGCAGCGGAAGGAGGACAGGCTTAA
- the rplP gene encoding 50S ribosomal protein L16: MLIPRRVKFRKQHHPGRSGAATGGTEVSFGEWGIQALSPAYVTNRQIEAARIAMTRHIKRGGKVWINIYPDRPLTKKPAETRMGSGKGSPEWWVSNVKPGRVLFELSGVSEEVAREALRLAIHKLPLKARIVRREGGE, encoded by the coding sequence ATGCTTATCCCACGTCGAGTCAAGTTCCGTAAGCAGCACCACCCGGGTCGTTCCGGCGCTGCAACCGGTGGCACTGAGGTCAGCTTCGGTGAATGGGGTATCCAGGCGCTGAGCCCGGCATACGTCACCAACCGTCAGATTGAAGCTGCTCGTATTGCCATGACCCGCCACATCAAGCGTGGCGGCAAGGTCTGGATCAACATTTATCCTGACCGCCCACTGACCAAGAAGCCTGCCGAAACCCGCATGGGTTCCGGTAAGGGTTCCCCCGAGTGGTGGGTTTCGAACGTCAAGCCGGGCCGGGTTCTTTTCGAACTCTCCGGTGTATCAGAAGAGGTAGCCCGCGAAGCCCTGCGCCTAGCAATCCACAAGCTGCCGTTGAAGGCACGCATTGTGCGTCGTGAGGGTGGTGAATAG
- the rpmC gene encoding 50S ribosomal protein L29: MAIGSKELTSEQLDGFDRDRLVEELRKGKEELFNLRFQSATGQLENHGRLRSVKRDIARLYTVMRERELGIRPDYVAPVEEAKPEKAKKSKKASTKDAPDAGTEASKEDAK, from the coding sequence ATGGCTATAGGTTCAAAGGAACTGACATCCGAGCAGCTGGACGGTTTCGATCGTGATCGCCTGGTCGAGGAACTCCGGAAGGGCAAGGAAGAGTTGTTCAACCTCCGCTTCCAGTCCGCTACGGGTCAGTTGGAAAATCACGGGCGTCTGCGCTCAGTGAAGCGCGATATCGCACGCCTGTACACGGTGATGCGTGAGCGTGAGCTCGGCATTCGGCCTGACTACGTTGCTCCCGTTGAGGAAGCAAAGCCTGAAAAGGCCAAGAAGTCCAAGAAGGCCTCCACCAAAGACGCCCCGGATGCGGGCACCGAGGCATCTAAGGAGGACGCCAAGTGA
- the rpsQ gene encoding 30S ribosomal protein S17, whose amino-acid sequence MSDDLARGYRKTRRGYVVSDKMNKTITVQVEDRVKHALYGKVLRRSTKVKVHDEENTAGIGDHVLISETRPLSATKRWRLVEVIERAK is encoded by the coding sequence ATGTCGGACGATCTCGCCCGCGGCTACCGCAAAACCCGTCGTGGGTATGTAGTTTCGGACAAGATGAACAAGACCATTACGGTGCAGGTTGAAGACCGCGTGAAGCACGCGCTTTACGGCAAGGTTCTTCGCCGCAGCACCAAGGTGAAGGTCCACGATGAAGAGAACACCGCCGGCATCGGCGATCACGTTCTCATCAGCGAGACCCGGCCGCTGTCCGCTACCAAGCGGTGGCGCCTGGTCGAGGTTATCGAGCGCGCCAAGTAG
- the rplN gene encoding 50S ribosomal protein L14: MIQQESRLKVADNTGAKEILTIRVLGGSGRRYAGIGDVIVATVKDAIPGGNVKKGDVVKAVIVRTKKERRRADGSYIKFDENAAVILKTDGDPRGTRIFGPVGRELRDKRFMKIISLAPEVL, from the coding sequence GTGATTCAGCAGGAGTCGCGGCTTAAGGTCGCCGACAACACGGGTGCCAAGGAAATCTTGACCATCCGCGTTCTCGGTGGATCTGGACGCCGCTACGCAGGCATCGGCGACGTGATCGTCGCCACCGTCAAGGACGCAATCCCCGGCGGCAACGTCAAGAAGGGCGACGTCGTCAAGGCGGTTATCGTCCGCACTAAAAAGGAACGCCGCCGTGCGGATGGTTCCTACATCAAGTTTGATGAGAACGCTGCGGTGATCTTGAAGACAGACGGCGACCCACGCGGTACGCGTATCTTCGGTCCCGTCGGTCGCGAACTTCGCGACAAGCGCTTCATGAAGATCATCTCGCTGGCGCCGGAGGTGCTCTAA
- the rplX gene encoding 50S ribosomal protein L24 has protein sequence MGANKAVKFKIKKGDLVQVISGAKQERGGDRGKQGKVLKVFRENNRVLVEGINRVTRHTKVGQSQRGSKTGGIEVIEAPIHISNVAVVDPETNKPTRVGYRIDTVEKDGKERTVRIRVAKASGKDLS, from the coding sequence ATGGGAGCGAACAAAGCAGTGAAGTTCAAGATCAAGAAGGGTGACCTGGTTCAGGTCATCAGTGGAGCCAAGCAGGAGCGCGGCGGAGACCGCGGCAAGCAAGGCAAGGTTCTGAAGGTATTCCGGGAGAACAACCGGGTCCTCGTTGAAGGAATCAACCGCGTTACTCGCCACACCAAGGTTGGACAGTCGCAGCGCGGCTCCAAGACCGGCGGCATCGAGGTCATTGAAGCCCCCATCCATATCAGCAATGTTGCAGTGGTTGACCCCGAGACCAACAAGCCGACCCGCGTCGGCTACCGCATCGATACCGTCGAAAAAGACGGTAAAGAGCGCACAGTCCGGATCCGCGTCGCCAAGGCATCAGGGAAGGATCTCTCATGA
- the rplE gene encoding 50S ribosomal protein L5, producing MTTEAVETKISPRLKTRYAAEIKSGLQEEFGYTNVNQVPRLVKVVVNMGVGDAAKDSKLIDGAVRDMTQITGQKPQVTKARKSIAQFKLREGMPIGCHTTLRGDRMWEFVDRLVSLALPRIRDFRGLSGRQFDGNGNYTFGLTEQSMFHEIDQDKIDRVRGMDITVVTTAKTDDEGRALLKALGFPFKSED from the coding sequence ATGACTACCGAAGCCGTAGAGACTAAGATCTCCCCGCGCCTGAAGACGCGCTACGCCGCTGAAATCAAGTCGGGACTGCAGGAAGAATTTGGTTACACCAACGTCAACCAGGTTCCACGCCTGGTGAAGGTTGTTGTCAACATGGGTGTTGGAGATGCCGCCAAGGACTCCAAGCTCATCGACGGCGCTGTCCGGGACATGACTCAGATCACCGGTCAGAAGCCTCAGGTCACGAAGGCCCGCAAATCCATCGCACAGTTCAAACTGCGCGAGGGAATGCCCATCGGCTGCCACACGACTCTGCGTGGAGACCGCATGTGGGAATTCGTTGACCGCCTGGTCTCGCTTGCCCTTCCCCGTATCCGCGACTTCCGCGGCCTCAGCGGCCGCCAGTTCGACGGGAACGGCAACTACACCTTCGGACTCACGGAACAGTCAATGTTCCACGAGATCGACCAGGACAAGATCGACCGCGTACGTGGCATGGACATCACCGTTGTCACCACCGCAAAGACCGACGACGAAGGCCGCGCGCTGCTCAAGGCGCTTGGCTTCCCGTTCAAATCCGAAGATTAA
- the rpsH gene encoding 30S ribosomal protein S8 has protein sequence MTMTDPVADMLTRLRNANSAYHDTVSMPYSKLKARVADILKAEGYIAGWKEEEAEVGKKLTIDLKFGPERQRSIAGIRRISKPGLRVYAKSTNLPHVLGGLGIAILSTSSGLLTDRQASKKGVGGEVLAYVW, from the coding sequence ATGACAATGACAGATCCTGTGGCAGACATGCTGACACGTCTGCGCAATGCAAACTCCGCATACCACGACACCGTGAGCATGCCATACAGCAAGCTCAAAGCTCGCGTCGCCGACATCCTGAAGGCTGAAGGCTACATCGCGGGCTGGAAGGAAGAGGAAGCGGAGGTCGGCAAGAAGCTGACCATCGACCTCAAGTTCGGTCCTGAGCGCCAGCGTTCAATCGCCGGCATCCGCCGCATCTCCAAGCCGGGACTGCGCGTTTACGCGAAGTCCACCAACCTGCCGCACGTACTGGGTGGACTTGGTATCGCAATCCTGTCCACGTCCTCCGGACTGCTGACAGACCGCCAGGCATCCAAGAAGGGCGTGGGTGGGGAAGTCCTCGCCTACGTCTGGTAG
- the rplF gene encoding 50S ribosomal protein L6 produces MSRIGRLPISVPAGVEVKVTGNLVSVKGAKGELSHTVPSPILVDLDENTLTVTRPNDERESRSLHGLTRTLISNMIIGVTDGYKKNLEIVGTGYRVQAKGSDLEFALGFSHPVAVKAPEGITLTVEGPTKVSVSGISKQQVGEVAANIRKLRKPDPYKGKGVRYAGEVVRRKVGKSGK; encoded by the coding sequence ATGTCACGTATTGGACGTCTCCCCATCTCCGTTCCCGCGGGTGTTGAGGTAAAAGTCACCGGTAACCTGGTGTCCGTCAAGGGAGCCAAGGGGGAGCTGAGCCACACTGTGCCCAGCCCGATCCTGGTTGATCTCGACGAGAACACCCTGACCGTCACCCGGCCGAACGACGAGCGCGAATCGCGTTCGCTCCACGGCCTGACGCGCACGCTGATCTCCAACATGATCATTGGTGTCACCGACGGTTACAAGAAGAACCTCGAAATTGTCGGCACCGGTTACCGTGTGCAGGCAAAGGGTTCCGATCTGGAGTTCGCACTGGGCTTCAGCCACCCGGTAGCCGTCAAGGCACCGGAGGGCATCACTCTGACCGTTGAGGGACCTACCAAGGTTTCCGTCTCCGGCATCAGCAAGCAGCAGGTCGGCGAAGTCGCCGCAAACATCCGCAAGCTGCGGAAGCCGGACCCCTATAAGGGCAAGGGCGTGCGCTACGCAGGCGAAGTTGTTCGCCGTAAAGTCGGAAAGTCTGGTAAATAA
- the rplR gene encoding 50S ribosomal protein L18 gives MAISINKKRSSKSKSAQRGRRHLRVRKRITGTAVRPRLVVNRSARHMFVQVVDDGLGVTVASASTLEADLRAFDGDKTAKAKRVGNLVAERAKAAGIEAVVFDRGGNKYHGRIAAIADGAREGGLAL, from the coding sequence ATGGCTATCAGCATTAACAAGAAGCGAAGCTCCAAGAGCAAGTCCGCCCAGCGTGGACGCCGCCACCTCCGTGTGCGTAAGCGCATCACCGGAACAGCGGTCCGCCCGCGTCTGGTAGTCAACCGGTCCGCACGGCACATGTTCGTTCAGGTTGTCGACGACGGACTGGGCGTCACGGTTGCTTCGGCATCCACCCTCGAAGCGGATCTCCGTGCATTCGACGGTGACAAGACCGCCAAGGCCAAGCGCGTGGGCAACCTCGTTGCAGAGCGTGCCAAGGCCGCTGGTATCGAAGCAGTCGTCTTCGACCGCGGCGGCAACAAGTACCACGGCCGCATTGCCGCCATCGCAGATGGCGCCCGCGAAGGTGGGTTGGCACTGTGA
- the rpsE gene encoding 30S ribosomal protein S5 produces MSTGTEQPAATAPAAEAPATATADDRKGGARGERGGRNSGAGGRDGGRGGRDGGRGGRDGGRGDDKDKFVERVVAINRVSKVVKGGRRFSFTALVVVGDGNGMVGVGYGKAKEVPSAIAKGVEEAKKSFFKVPRIGGTVPHLVQGEAAAGVVLLRPASPGTGVIAGGPVRAVLECVGIHDVLSKSLGSSNAINIVHATVDALKRLEEPQAVAARRGLPLDQVASSSMLRAMQEQKAGA; encoded by the coding sequence TTGAGTACAGGTACTGAACAGCCTGCTGCTACAGCTCCGGCTGCAGAGGCACCCGCAACGGCAACTGCCGACGACCGCAAGGGTGGTGCCCGCGGAGAACGCGGTGGCCGCAACAGCGGCGCCGGTGGCCGCGACGGAGGCCGTGGCGGTCGCGACGGTGGCCGTGGTGGCCGTGACGGCGGTCGTGGTGACGACAAGGACAAGTTCGTCGAGCGCGTCGTCGCCATCAACCGTGTATCCAAGGTGGTCAAGGGTGGACGGCGCTTCAGCTTCACCGCCCTGGTTGTCGTTGGTGACGGTAACGGTATGGTCGGCGTCGGTTACGGCAAGGCTAAGGAAGTTCCATCAGCCATCGCCAAGGGCGTTGAAGAGGCCAAAAAGTCCTTCTTCAAGGTCCCCCGCATCGGCGGCACCGTTCCTCACCTGGTACAGGGTGAAGCGGCTGCAGGCGTAGTCCTGCTTCGCCCGGCCTCCCCAGGTACCGGTGTTATCGCCGGTGGCCCGGTGCGCGCCGTACTGGAGTGCGTCGGTATCCACGACGTGCTGTCGAAGTCACTCGGCTCCTCGAACGCCATCAACATTGTTCACGCAACCGTTGACGCCCTGAAGCGGTTGGAAGAGCCCCAGGCAGTAGCCGCCCGTCGCGGGTTGCCACTGGACCAGGTCGCTTCCTCGTCGATGCTGCGCGCAATGCAGGAACAAAAGGCAGGTGCGTAA
- the rpmD gene encoding 50S ribosomal protein L30, with protein MATPKRVLVSSAQLQITQTKSAIGGKQNQRDTLRSLGLKRIGHTVVRTADAVTVGMVNTVPHLVKVEEAN; from the coding sequence ATGGCAACTCCCAAGCGCGTGTTAGTAAGCTCAGCGCAGCTTCAGATCACCCAAACCAAGTCCGCCATTGGCGGCAAGCAGAACCAGCGTGACACGCTGCGGTCCCTCGGCCTGAAGCGTATCGGACACACCGTTGTCCGTACCGCCGACGCCGTTACCGTTGGCATGGTCAACACGGTTCCGCACCTCGTGAAGGTTGAGGAGGCCAACTAA